A window of Cyprinus carpio isolate SPL01 chromosome A6, ASM1834038v1, whole genome shotgun sequence genomic DNA:
tatttgtgtCTTGTTGTTCTCCAGGACTGTAGCAGCTGAGGTCAGGAAGCAGATTGCTGGTCAGTACGGAGGCTCACCTCAACTTCTCAAAAACCTCAGTGTTGGTGGGAATGCAACTAGTAATGCTGTAAGTACTACATTTTAAAGAGaatatacttttttgtgtgtgtttaaatctgAGAGATTGACATTTCAAAGGGTATTTACCACTATCGCTTCAGTGTGACACAGTCTTTCTTGGGAGATAGTTGCAACAGTTCCTCATTCTCTTAATGTTCCTCTTTGGATTTCTCCCTATAGATTCCTCTGACAGAGGCTGTAGAGCCAGTGGATTTTGAAGAGTATTTGATCACACACCCTCCCCTTATAGAGTCGGGACCTCTGAGAGATCTGATTGAGTTTCCTCCAGATGACATTGAAGTGCTTTACACACCAAGAGAGTGCCGAACTCTTGGCCAGGCTGTGCCTGAGGAGGGGTGAGTGTGTTCAGGCTGGATTGTTTCGAAGAATTGACGCATACATATGTCTCTGCAAACCAGCATGTACACAGTGCAAAGAGGTGTAATTGAACAAAATGAATCAGATAGTCAGTGTGAACAGTTTTAAATGGTATTCTGTGATTATCTCAATAGTCATTTAAGCCTAAAAGGGTGTTTTGTACATAGTGTTTGAACATAAACAGCTGTGATTCACTTATTACACAGGCATGCTGCTTTAACGTATTTTACTTGTTCTTCCTCTTAAATACTTCTTCCAGTGAGAATGATCCACATGTCAGAGACTGTGTCCGGTCTTACACCGAGGACTGGGCCATTGTTAACCGCAAGTATGACACTTCACTAGATTTCCTTCTTACATCTGTTCTCTCTTTAGAATTAACACAGCCTTTTTTCCTGATCCATGGGATTCTGATACATGATTTTAAATATGGAAAATGTGTTAAGTGGAGCTGAACGTGTTATGTTCTTGGTTTCAATTCTGAGGAAGTACAGTATCTGCAAACACTATCTGTAGATTTCTGCAGGCACAAATTTTGTGTGGGCCTGCTCATAAATGAGGAATTCAAGTGTATATTGCCTAACAGTCTTTCTCCAACATgctgcttttatggtgcttttcacTGGGGCTTTTAACTCTGGAGGCTAACTCAAGCAGCTTCCAAGATATTTATAGGGCCTTCATAAGTTACTGTGAATCAGTTACCATGGTAATTCTTAATTGATAAGCCCAAACTTTTCGTATAATGGTTGTCATTGTAACCATGGATAGTAATCCAAACATATACTGATTATTATCACCCAGTCATTATGAGAAAGTAATTACTGTCGTTAAGGTTGAAAGTTTAGTTTAAGCCTACaaacttttatataattatgtaaacagagtttttgtagttttattcatCATAGAGAAAGCACCACTGAAGTAAATTTTAACATATTAGTATGTAAAATACtcattacataaaataatgcttaatgctttactgataaaatataaaaaatgtgtatataactGTAACAAACTTTTGTAGTCATGGGAAGGAGGAGGCAGGAACcagcgaacatttaaacaaaaatgttaataataaaataaacaaaaagatgatgaaataaacaacaacaacaaaaaaaatatgtatgtttgtttacttatttaaaaaaaggctttaaaagTATTTGGATGCACAGGTACCACAAGTTGGGCACCGCATTCAATCCCAACACTTTGGATAAGCAGAAGGAGAGGCAGAGAGGTTTACCCAAGCAGGTTTTTGAATCTGATGAGTTGCCAGATCACAGCAGCTATCAGGATGATCAGGTAAACCTGTCTTTCTACTGTTGCGTGTGATGTAAAGACTTTAAGCCCAATAGAATAATTGCACAATATCCCTGTATAAACACTGACTTTTGCATGTCACAGGATGATCTGAAGCGAAGGTCCATGTCAATTGATGACACTCCACGTGGGAGCTGGGCTTGCAGTATATTTGACCTGAAGAACTCGCAGCCTGATGCTCTGCTGCCTCATCTTCTGGATCGAGTACCCAACGAGGAAATCGACCACCACAATGAGGACCAGCGCAAGTCAAACCGTCATCGAGAGCTCTTCGCACTACATCCTGCTTTGGATGAGGTAGAGTATGACATTTTGTTTCAATATTtccaatattgtgtttaaatataCGGATTACCAAAACACTTCTTGCATTAATCTATTTCTTCTATTTCATGTAGGAAGAGCCCATTGAGCGCCACTGTGTGCCTGATGTTCCAAAAGAACATTTTGGTCAAAGGCTTCTTGTCAAGTGCTTGTCCTTGAAGTAAGTGGGGAACAGCTTTTGTGGACTGAAATGTAACATCTGTGGCTTAAGTGTTGCTGATAAGCTTCTCTTCTCCCTTTTAAGGTTTGAGATTGAAATTGAGCCAATATTTGCAAGTTTGGCCTTATATGATGTCAAAGAAAAGAAGAAGGTGAGCTGTAATTTCCTGTTTAATGTACAGAGTTAAAAGTTTTGGAGAAATATGTGGTGTCGTAAAAAATAGACACAATCGACTACATCACACTTGCAAGTAGGGCTGgcactaacgattattttggtaatcgagTAATCGGTCGATTATTCTGACGATTAATCAAGTAAtcagataattataataattttttgggGGGCAATAAAAATAGACCTGAGCgatcaatagcctttaaaatgacttaaaatacatatataatagcagtgaggcaataataattagtTCATAAAAAGCAAGGAATCAAAAGCAAGTAatcatatggttttattgaacaaaactggtaaaataatgtattataaacaatagaGCTAATGTACATTACATgtataatgtacttttttaaaaattagtgcTGATGTGTACATTATGCATTATGATTGTTTTTTGAATTTGGTGCCAGATGCCTGAAGATTGTTTTTACACTTTACTGCTAATctaataattgtttaattttgtctGGCTATTTATACTCTGTATAAATGCACAGACGAGTGTACCccccaaataaatacaaaagatgtACTTTTCTTTGATCACTAATACAATTTATGGAAAGATGGCAAAacttaaatgcattaaacatatacttaataaaaacagaaatatgtcattgatatctgtaaaataaataaattagccaaTTTTGTTTAAACGAAGGACTGCTGAAATGAGTACAccttagatttaatttaattatgcttATACTTAGTATGTCCTTCATTATTTTAAGTCTACTGCTCTGACCCGTCTTGGCACTGagtgtacaagttcatgacaaattgCCACATCTGTCCTGTTTAACTCCTGGAGGATGACCTCCTTAAATGCAATGGGAGTGTTGCTCAACTCGACTCTACAGAATCCCCCACATGTGCTCATGAGTGTTAAGACTGGGTGAAACATGTCCACTAAAGGATTTTCAACTTGGGAGAATGCATATCGTCATTATCATGTTTAAAAAATGCCCAAAAACACAGGGAATGAGGAGATGATAACATCTACTGTTTCAAGTTTGTGTATTACAGTGGTGTGTGAATTCATGACCGCATTGATAAAGCACAACTccctcacaccttcagcactcTTACATCCCTATATAAGAGCTTTACTACCACTGAACTTCACTGTGGGAACCAGGCACTTCTCACAGTACTCCTcctctagcaacaccagaacattttgAATGCTGTTAAATCCGAAATGATCGACTTGGTCTCATGAGAACAGAGTATGGATTTCCAGAAGTCTATATTTTGTACATATGGGCCTTGAAAAAAAGGTTACATGAGTTCATTGTGCTTTAGCTACAGCAAGCAGTTCCAGTGTGGACAACAAgcatgcatgtcacttctgcaggctgcATCTTACTCGTGAGATAAACAGTCATTCTCTGCATAGCTTTTGCCAGACACTTACTTAGTACAgtatttctcctgctctttttccAGCAAAAAGTCACTCATCACTAAAAGAAAGCGTAAAGTGAAGGCCTGAATATTTCAGGGGCCTTGGCataagtggattttttttttttttttccagaatttctgctatttttttctatattttcacaCTCAAAACAATGATTTGGTATTCCTCTTGTTCCACTTTGTGTCCTCTTTTGTGCTAAGAAATAAGTCTCCTGACAGTTCTCTCCCAAGTGGTTCCATTGTTGTCAGTATTAAGTCTAAGAATTATTCAGTGGGCAATATAACACTTTCAATTGTCAAGAAATTACTTCTCTTTAAACATTTTGGTTCAACATTCTTACCTTACGATCAAAAATTGCTTTAAACTTACACcagagttttatttatatatttatttatttattttatattttgcaactttcaggagggtgtactcatttatgctgtgcattgtattatgtttatttattttttaagttgtgtgttttaaaattgcatttatgaAACCAAATTTGAtgggaatacattttttttaccccACTGATTTCCACTAGTTTAAATACAAGTTCCATTTATGTGTACAGGAAATGTCACATGACATTGTTAACTAATTTCAACACTAGAGGGTAGTAGTCACCTGTTCAAGGATTTTAGTTGTTCATTAGACATTGTCATATCCTAACGTTTTCCTGTCATAATCCTCAGATATCAGAGAACTTTTACTTTGATTTGAACTCTGAGCAAACGAAGGCCATGCTGCGACCTCACATCCCATCTGCTGCTATCTCCACCCTGGCCCGCTCTGCTGTCTTTTCCATCACCTACCCTTCTCAAGACGTCTTCTTTGTTATCAAGGTTGGTTACATTATTCAGCATCCTTCTTTACAGTCAGAGTCTtattcatgaaacatgagcagaaTATACATaattgtacttttgaactttctatttatcaatgaattctgaataaaaaaaagtatcatgatttTCACAAAACATCAACAATCATTGCTCATTTGCACTGTATTTGAATTCAGCTTGAGAAGGTGCTTCAGCAGGGAGACATTGGAGAATGTGCAGAGCCTTACATGGTCTTTAAAGAATCTGATGCTGCCAAAGTAAGCCATTCTTAATAGTTTATACATTGTACACCAGCTCCTGGTGGAATTCTGTCTGGCATGgtgactgtttttgttttctcttctctGGTATCACAGAATAAGGAAAAGCTTGAGAAGTTGCGCAGTCAGTCTGAACAGTTCTGCCAGCGACTAGGGCGTTATCGGATGCCCTTTGCCTGGACGGCCATACACCTCATGAACATAGTGAACAGTGCCGGCAGCCTTGAGAGAGACACAGAGCTGGAGATGGGGCTGTCAGGTGAGTCTTTAAATGAcaccatttaaaaatgtgcatttttatctTGTACTTGTGTAGtttgaaattatatttctgaACAGCATTTGAATGGGTGATGAAGACGTAAGACTAGTCCAATctcaatttttatttctttttttgcccTTTATGCCATaccacagcatttatttatttatttattgacaattttgtcttgttttgtcctGTCTGATCTTGTAGTACTGAAGTTTTAACTACTTGGCTCTGCATCATTACACAGAACGGAAAGGCTCTTGGTCCGAACGGAGGAACTCTAGTATTGTGGGGCGTCGTTCGCTGGAGAGAACCACCAGCGGAGATGAATCATGTAGCCTGACTAGCTTTAGACCGGCTACCCTGACGGTCACCAACTTCTTCAAACAGGTCACGCTGTTATTCAAAAAACATAACATCCCAGTATTGATCTCGTTCATAGAAAGTTCACTGTCCTCCAGTTACCAGCCATTGCATAGGTCGGACCGCTAAAGCTTAAAAATACCCCTGCTTcttgaatatatttttcatattttactaaTATATCATATTAGGAAGGAGATCGACTAAGTGATGAAGATCTCTACAAGTTCCTAGCTGACATGCGGCGCCCATCCTCTGTGCTGCGTAGACTGAGGCCCATTACAGGTAGAGCTCTTTTGACATGTTTGTGCAATAGATTTTGGCCATATTAACATTTATGTAATGAGTTATGTTACTCATTTATTAAATGCCCTCAGCCCAGCTGAAGATTGACATCTCACCAGCCCCAGAGAACCCTCACTACTGCCTGACGCCTGATCTGCTCCAAGTGAAGCCTTACCCAGACAGTCGAGTGCGGCCAACAAAAGAGATCCTGGAGTTCCCTGCCAGGGACGTTTATGTGCCAAACACCACTTACAGGTATAAATGTCTAGATCAGtaattctcaacctttttgactccaacaCAATAATTTCAAAGGCACCCTATTTGCTTGCTAAGTGACATAACAAACACTGTTTCTGAGTACAAGCCTCTACTACTTTTCAAGACTTGAAATGTAGACTTTTTATGTGTAGCACTTTTTATTTATAGCACACATTTAAGCTAAACTTTTAGGTGGCTTTCACACTGAGCTCATTTGCTGTGGTTTGAACCCAAGTGCGATTGTTTCCGGCATCCCCCGCAGCATTGGTTTCACACTGTCTTGATTCTATCGAACCCCAGTGCAATTCCGGTCATCATAAACGTGCACAACATATGATAGAAAACAGAACATGGGTCAATATATTGTGGTTTTTAATTAATGTGATGCTATTATGCACAGCAGAGTAAAccacattgtttttctttttttttaagacatgcCTCATTGTCTACTTATGGCTAAGTAACCAGAGCACTTTCTTTGTGAGCACGCAGCCTCACTGTATGGTCTAACCCTGCTATTTAAGCTTACAAATTTAGTCAAGGTTGACCAGACAAAGATTTTTATCCTCTGCATATTGACATAACCTGTCATTCAGAGGGTATGTTTGTTCACCCACAGCCTGTGCCAACTTTGTCTTCCTCCGGACACGCCGCATAGTCAGCCTTGATTTATGTGGTGCCGACTGGGCAGATTGGgacatcatttactcccgacaacATTCATGTTCTGGATTTATCACACTTGTCATGTCTGTTGTATATACAGGTCATATAACATGTTAATTATGAAGGACTGATTTCCCACACAGGTTAATCTTGATCCTCTTgctggattatttatttattatcagttacatttttttttttcctcacccaTGAACTAACAGTAGTGCCAGTCTGGAAGCTGGCTTATTTCAGTTGTGAGCCTGCAGTGAAGTTGTTCATATACTGTTTTCTTTGTTGAGAAGATAATGctcaaatttgttttatttatgcagtgaaatgtatataaaaaaaagtttgccatGTGAGTCAAAGTATAGTTCAAGTCTCACCTGAGTGCTATGAGTTAATTTACAGAAAGACTGTAAATGTTATTGTCTAAATGTGTTGCTATAAATATGACGCATTTGCCTACCATTGAGAAACACTGtgtaaactaaatatatacagtacagatgaGTATGTACAAAACGTAACTAGGAGTCAATATGACTCGGAACAGAAAGAGACAAGCAAAAGATCCAAATTCAACCATAAAAGCAAATTTCTTGGTAACACTTTGTAGTAATTTCCAATATCAAAATTACAAATATctacttataatataatatataaatgtgttcatAAGCATTgtattaatgatttaatgaaagttattacagAGTGTTACTCATTGCTTTCTACTGTTGCACATTTGTGTAAATTGCTTAAATACTTAAAAACGTCAAgttaacatacagtatgtgaaatgATGTTGAGAAGCTCTATAGTTGAGTGCAATGCAGTTCTATAATATTGTCCATATAAGTCTACAAACTTATTGTTGATTCTTGTTGACTCTTGATAATAACATGCTTCAGATCCTGTTCCAGAGGTGTGATCCACCATGGGTCTTTGCCATTTGAACCTGTTtagtattaggatttttttttttttaaacaacttttcttGATCAACATGCTGCAAGTTGATGACCTATGAAGATTTCAAACTAGCACATGCATGTTGCAATAACCCTTTGACTTGGCTTTTACCCACTACCAGAGTCAATAACCTGTTGCAGTTGCATCATTCAGTTTCTGCTGTCTGTAGAGAAATGGAAAAGCTTTGCTGGCCAGTGTTTGCTGCCAGTGTGGCCCCTCTGATTGATTCTGAATTACACAATGGAGAGTATAGGGTCAGAGATTATTGAAACTGGGTTGATGGCCTGATGGTGATCTTTGTGGATTTGAGGGTGTAGGAGCTTCCTTTGGCTGGCCTCCAGTAGATTCCTTTCCTGCGCTGGTGCCGAGCTCTCAGCCTTATCCAGGTGTATCTCCCGTTTAAGTTGGTGTCCCCACATGCATCAAACCACCAACCTCCTGAAACCAGCAAACAGTTAATATACAAGgaatattcaattatatattgagggatattaaatatatattttgaccaCGTGATACCTGTGTAGTTCCGGGCGCAGTTTGACTCGTCGTGATTATCGTTGTCTCTGTCCTTGGTTGAGAACTTCATGCCAGTGTGGTTGCTCATGGCATCAGGCAGATCTCCAGACAGGGGTGCCACGTGAAGAGCATAATCAGATGCTGGACCTTCCAGGGTGAATGTGTACTCTATGAATCTCTTTTCCTCCTTCCAGTCTTCCAGTTCGATGTGTAAAATGTATTGTCCTTGTTGAGCAATGGAATGAATCTTCGCCAAGCCAAGCCAGAACTCTTCTGTAACACAAGGATATTTCCACTTAGTTCCAGCCAAAGATGCATCATAATACAAAAGCATGAGCTGTTTATAGATGATCAAAgcggctttttttatttttatttttgatcttttTGATAAAAGCAGTTGGAGTGGTAGAGAAGGAAACATCTGACATGATATAAAAGGGCATACTTACTTTCCAGTTTGCCAAATCCATATTCGTATTTTTCCCATGACTGGTCAAAATCAACAGAACCATCCTCCCTCCTCTGAATGACTGTGGCTACACCATCTAAAAAAAAGAGAATCTTGTATTCAGCTGGATAAGAATAGTAATAAAGGCACAGCCTTCTTAGTTAAGAAAGTAGCCACATGGCCTGAGTTtcttgtgtccttttttttttttttttacttgtcagAATTTTTGTAACTGATATCAATAGGAAGTCTGATTAGATGTACATTATTGGTCTCTTACCAGCACTAATCTCACAATAAACATAGAAAGGCTCAGACTGATTGGGTTTGATTGGGTAAATTCCACTGGTCCTCTGGCCTCTTTTGAACACATCACTGCAGTCCTTTGGAAAGTCTGTGCAGCAAAACACAcagtttagtttattatttttttaagcacttTTAAAACAGCCTTGAGACTGACCTAAGTGCTGTACATGAGCAGAGTAACTGatacaatataaaaactaatCAGAATAAACATAAGCAAAGTACACAAATACCAGATTTAAAACATAAGCAAAGATCACAGTTAATAATTTTGGATTTATTAAAGCAACAATTtaaattactaattaattttGTGCTGTTCTTACCATTTATTTCCGCGGTTCCATCGGTGGAGTTTATTTTTAAGTAACGAAAAGGGTCAGGTGTTTCTGGGTTTAAATCCAATAGTTTTTCAGCTGTGTCTTGAAAAGAGTCATAGTTCAGCTGaaacaaatgaatatttattcTCAGTAAATGCAAATAAAGCCAGGAGAGttacatttgtaattatttaaaattctaatccCTTGACAttgacattattaaaattaaatctaatttattaaaaaaaagatataataaaatataatcaaattaaattctgaagaagtcaaatacattttataatgaataaaatgtacaaaatattttgttcttaGTGCAATCTCTATAAAATGTGTGCTGTAATTGTAAATTCATTTGTCGTGTCAGATGTGGGGTCTCTTTTAATGAGAAATGCTTTGAATGATAAATTCAAAATTTATAATCTTaaatttattatggaaataacaTGAAACATTATAGAAACAGGGATGGATACCTTTTCCTCAAGACTCTTAATTTTGATCTTCTGGTAATTGAGCTGTTCATGTTGCTCTTTAACAGATTTAAGCAGATCAGTAATGGTCCTTTCTTGTGTTTCAATCACATCCTACAATAGACAAGTTGTTAATGCAGTAAATGCATAACTGGATTCAACTGTAACAGATCCCTGTTTATGATCAGTTTTATTGTTatgcattcattttgttttttctcttgccATCAAGTGTGATTTACATCCACTTTtagacatgcattttaaaattggtACTGAGAAGCCCTCTAGTTATAATGGGAGTTTAGATAATTTAGAATGAATTAACCTTACTGGACTCACCTTTAACGCAGTGATCTCTTGAAGTTGCTCCAGAGGTATTATGCTCTTAGACAAGCCCTTCAGCTTTTCCTCCAGCCCACCAACCTTGCTGTGCAACTGGCTTCGCTCTTGGAGAATGTTGTTGATTTTGGAGTTGATCTCCAGAGACAAGTTTCTGATCTCCTCATTGTTGGCCTTCAAATATATGGTTGTCTCCTTCaacttctcctcttcctctttgaTTTCACTGGTGACCACTGAGAGCTGGTAGAAGGAGCGATCAAAGATGTTGAGCTTCTGGAAGATGTCGTTGATCTGAGATTTGGTCTTGTGCACAAACTCTCTGAGGCTCTGGCCGAGCTGGAGCAGACCGTTAGCCAGGAGTCGTACGTCATCTAACATGGCAAAGTGGGATCTAGCCTCAGTTGGCGGTGCGGTGACTAGAATAGGTGCCTCTGTGGGTGCTTTCCTTAGGTTAGGGGCTGCGCTTGTTATAGGCAAGCTCAgccaaaaaagcaggaaaatcaGCATCATTTCAGGTGGTTTGAAGGCAGAATTGTTCACTGCGTCAATGTGTTCCCAATGCCTGTCTGGATACTCGTCTCTTTAAGCCTCCCTTTCTCGCTACTCTTCTCATCTCCTACTCCGAGAACAATGCCAAAAACAGCAGAGATTCCTCAAAATATATACAGCTACACTGAGAGGGGGAGGGAGCATTTGGTAATTATTAAACTGGCTGTGCTTGAGGGTCCTCCTCCCAATCTGGAAAGTTTACTCGGTGCAGAAAATTtacagtatctctctctctcacacacacacacacatccataacCTGGCCCCTGGTTGCCTCTGATAAGCAAAGATGAACGATGCCGATGAATCATCCTGCCGATCGATCACATCATCACCACGGCCACTTGGTGCACTGTGCATGTACCGCTGGACgcgaattaataataaaagtattcgatttatggctttgatttaATGGTGTCCTGAATCAGCGAAGCATCACTCTCAGGTGCCACTGAGAGGGTCTGCATGTACAAGCAGAATCTTCACTGAATCACAGGATGGCTCAGCTTAGGCAGTAATAAAAAATGAGTGATGACTGAAGTTGGGGGAGTTTGTGCAATTTGCACTGATATGCACAAGCTTTTTATTTACTGCTGCTTC
This region includes:
- the LOC109092702 gene encoding angiopoietin-related protein 3-like; this translates as MMLIFLLFWLSLPITSAAPNLRKAPTEAPILVTAPPTEARSHFAMLDDVRLLANGLLQLGQSLREFVHKTKSQINDIFQKLNIFDRSFYQLSVVTSEIKEEEEKLKETTIYLKANNEEIRNLSLEINSKINNILQERSQLHSKVGGLEEKLKGLSKSIIPLEQLQEITALKDVIETQERTITDLLKSVKEQHEQLNYQKIKIKSLEEKLNYDSFQDTAEKLLDLNPETPDPFRYLKINSTDGTAEINDFPKDCSDVFKRGQRTSGIYPIKPNQSEPFYVYCEISADGVATVIQRREDGSVDFDQSWEKYEYGFGKLEKEFWLGLAKIHSIAQQGQYILHIELEDWKEEKRFIEYTFTLEGPASDYALHVAPLSGDLPDAMSNHTGMKFSTKDRDNDNHDESNCARNYTGGWWFDACGDTNLNGRYTWIRLRARHQRRKGIYWRPAKGSSYTLKSTKITIRPSTQFQ